In a genomic window of Phycisphaerae bacterium:
- a CDS encoding sulfatase, translated as MSQTELTRRDVLRAAGAGGLALALPAWAWADQPERRRPNILYIMTDDHAAHALSCYGSRINQTPHMDRIAREGMRFANCFCTNGICAPSRATILTGKYSHRNGILDNRQEFDGGQTTFPKLLQQAGYETALIGKWHLKTDPTGFDYWDILPGQGIYHDPDFISPEGRKKHSGYATDITTDKCVQWLAGRGRERPFALLCQHKAPHRPWEPDAKHARLYEGVDIPEPVTFNDDYATRCDAARQQAMTIERHLKEKDVKGAPPDGLTRAARKSWYYQRYIKDYLRCVASVDDNIGRLLDYLDKNDLTENTIVIYTSDQGFFLGDHGWYDKRFMYEEALRMPLLVRYPRAIKPGSVNEDLVLNIDFAPTFLDCAGVKPPAEMQGVSFQPLLSGQRPADWRTSMYYRYYENGHGEHQVLPHYGVRTRRHKLIHFLGGLDAWELYDLEKDPHELHNVYAEPAYASTVQELKAELARLQKQYGDTEEATSQPTTAP; from the coding sequence ATGAGCCAGACGGAACTGACGCGACGCGACGTGCTACGGGCGGCGGGTGCCGGCGGCCTGGCGCTGGCGCTGCCGGCGTGGGCGTGGGCGGACCAGCCCGAGCGTCGCCGGCCGAACATCCTGTACATCATGACAGATGATCATGCGGCGCACGCGCTGAGCTGCTATGGCAGCCGCATCAACCAGACGCCGCACATGGACCGGATCGCGCGCGAGGGGATGCGGTTCGCGAACTGCTTCTGCACGAACGGGATTTGCGCGCCCAGCCGGGCGACAATCCTGACGGGCAAGTACAGCCACCGCAATGGCATCCTCGATAATCGGCAGGAGTTCGACGGTGGGCAGACAACGTTTCCGAAACTGCTGCAGCAGGCCGGGTACGAGACGGCGCTGATCGGGAAATGGCACCTGAAGACCGATCCGACGGGGTTCGATTACTGGGACATTCTGCCGGGGCAGGGCATCTACCACGATCCGGATTTCATTTCGCCGGAAGGGCGAAAGAAGCACAGCGGCTACGCGACGGACATCACGACGGACAAGTGCGTGCAGTGGCTGGCGGGGCGCGGGCGGGAGCGGCCGTTTGCGCTGCTGTGCCAGCACAAGGCGCCGCACCGGCCGTGGGAGCCGGACGCGAAGCATGCGCGGCTTTACGAGGGCGTGGACATTCCCGAGCCGGTGACATTCAACGACGACTACGCGACGCGGTGCGACGCGGCCCGGCAGCAGGCGATGACGATCGAACGCCATTTGAAGGAGAAGGACGTCAAGGGCGCGCCGCCTGACGGGCTCACCAGGGCGGCGCGGAAGAGCTGGTACTATCAGCGCTATATCAAGGACTACCTGCGCTGCGTGGCGTCGGTGGACGACAACATCGGGCGGCTGTTGGACTATCTCGACAAGAACGACCTCACAGAGAATACGATCGTCATCTACACGTCGGACCAGGGCTTCTTCCTCGGTGACCATGGCTGGTATGACAAGCGCTTCATGTACGAGGAGGCGCTGCGGATGCCGCTGCTGGTGCGCTATCCACGGGCGATCAAGCCCGGAAGCGTGAACGAGGACCTCGTGCTGAACATCGACTTCGCGCCGACGTTTCTGGATTGCGCGGGGGTCAAGCCGCCGGCGGAAATGCAGGGCGTCTCGTTCCAGCCGCTGCTGAGCGGGCAGCGGCCGGCGGACTGGCGCACGTCGATGTACTACCGCTACTACGAGAATGGCCACGGCGAGCACCAGGTGTTGCCGCATTACGGCGTGCGCACCCGGCGTCACAAACTCATTCACTTCCTGGGCGGCCTGGATGCGTGGGAGCTTTACGATCTGGAGAAGGACCCGCACGAGCTGCATAACGTCTATGCCGAGCCGGCCTACGCGTCGACCGTGCAGGAGCTGAAGGCGGAGCTGGCGCGGCTGCAGAAGCAATATGGCGATACGGAGGAGGCGACGAGCCAGCCGACGACGGCGCCGTGA
- a CDS encoding glycosyltransferase family 4 protein: MTAKAPNPPVLTDRPLRLCVMTTVGSSIQVLYAGRLEYFQSHGFDITVVCAPSELDAAIRARGVQLHTLPLTRAITVGADLRALWGLCRFLRRARFDLVEVGTPKAALIGTLAGRLARVPCVINLVHGLAYEGRSGLEARIVRFSTALPCRLAHHTIGVSPSVCAAAERDGVCARGRMHIIGRGSCNGVNCRRFTPEHRRHGREIRARHDIPADAVVVGYLGRMTRDKGIVELATSFRVLQARIPGLMLLLVGGYEERDRPPAEVVEFLATCPAVRHVPWQADPVPYYGAFDMVVLPSHREGLPGVLLEAAALGLPAISTDATGCRDALVDGETGIQVPVGDAERLAAAIERLAMDGELRRRLGVGGRDWVVQHFDQERVWRAYAEEYRRLHAATQRGRVRAGGVWSRG; this comes from the coding sequence ATGACCGCGAAGGCACCCAACCCGCCGGTCCTGACGGACAGGCCGCTGCGCCTGTGCGTGATGACGACGGTCGGCAGCTCGATCCAGGTTTTGTATGCGGGACGCCTCGAGTATTTCCAGTCGCACGGGTTTGACATCACGGTTGTGTGCGCACCGTCCGAGCTGGATGCGGCGATCCGCGCGCGCGGCGTGCAGTTGCACACGTTGCCCCTGACCCGTGCCATCACGGTGGGGGCGGATTTGCGAGCGCTGTGGGGCTTGTGCCGGTTCTTGCGGCGCGCGCGGTTTGACCTGGTTGAAGTCGGCACGCCGAAAGCCGCACTCATCGGCACGCTGGCCGGGCGGCTGGCGCGCGTCCCGTGCGTGATCAATCTGGTGCACGGGCTGGCGTACGAGGGGCGCAGCGGGCTTGAAGCCCGCATCGTGCGGTTCTCGACAGCGCTGCCGTGCCGGCTGGCGCATCACACCATCGGGGTTTCGCCATCGGTGTGCGCGGCGGCCGAGCGGGACGGCGTGTGCGCACGCGGGCGGATGCACATCATCGGGCGCGGAAGCTGCAACGGCGTGAACTGCCGGCGGTTCACGCCGGAGCACCGGCGGCATGGCCGCGAGATTCGGGCACGCCATGACATCCCGGCGGACGCGGTCGTGGTGGGCTACCTGGGGCGGATGACCCGCGACAAGGGTATCGTGGAACTGGCAACGTCGTTTCGCGTGCTACAGGCGCGCATCCCCGGGCTCATGTTGTTGCTGGTGGGCGGCTACGAGGAGCGTGATCGGCCGCCGGCCGAAGTCGTCGAGTTCCTGGCGACCTGTCCGGCGGTGCGGCACGTCCCGTGGCAGGCGGACCCGGTGCCGTACTACGGCGCGTTCGACATGGTAGTGCTGCCGAGTCATCGCGAGGGGTTGCCGGGCGTGCTGCTGGAGGCCGCGGCGCTGGGGCTGCCGGCGATCTCGACGGATGCGACCGGTTGCCGCGACGCGCTGGTGGATGGCGAGACCGGCATCCAGGTCCCCGTCGGCGATGCGGAGCGATTGGCGGCGGCCATCGAGCGGCTGGCGATGGACGGCGAGTTGCGGCGCCGGCTGGGGGTGGGTGGCCGGGATTGGGTCGTACAGCATTTTGACCAGGAGCGTGTGTGGCGCGCGTATGCCGAAGAATATCGGCGGCTGCACGCGGCAACGCAGCGCGGGCGGGTTCGTGCGGGCGGGGTGTGGAGTCGCGGATAG
- a CDS encoding GNAT family N-acetyltransferase, which produces MLARVYAALNASEDAFIFVGVDARGCVAGFVSGVIDVRRMYRRILRRHWLAFGVASLRHLFSIRMLRRILHTLRYPARVEGKYPQAELLSIVVAAEARGSGLATALLDALRAEFRARGVARFKVMVGAHLERANAYYRKHGFVLAGEITSHGRPSNIYVADVDAS; this is translated from the coding sequence GTGCTGGCCCGCGTCTATGCGGCCCTGAACGCAAGTGAGGACGCGTTTATTTTCGTCGGCGTGGACGCGCGCGGGTGCGTCGCCGGCTTCGTGTCCGGCGTGATCGACGTCCGACGGATGTATCGGCGCATCCTGCGCCGTCACTGGCTCGCCTTCGGCGTCGCCAGCCTGCGACACCTCTTCAGCATCCGGATGCTGCGGCGAATCCTGCACACGCTGCGTTATCCCGCCAGAGTCGAGGGCAAATACCCGCAGGCGGAGCTGCTGTCGATCGTCGTCGCGGCCGAAGCGCGCGGCAGCGGCCTCGCGACCGCCCTGCTGGACGCCCTCCGCGCGGAATTCCGCGCCCGCGGCGTCGCGCGCTTCAAGGTGATGGTCGGCGCGCACCTCGAACGCGCGAACGCCTACTACCGCAAGCATGGCTTCGTCCTGGCCGGCGAGATCACCAGCCACGGCCGCCCTTCCAACATCTACGTGGCGGACGTCGACGCGTCATGA
- a CDS encoding inositol-3-phosphate synthase, giving the protein MAQIRLAIAGVGNCASSLLQGLEYYKSRDLTETAGLVHPELGGYRLNDIQVVAAFDIDRRKVGRPLEEAIFAPPNCTKVFQRELPSYGVRVQMGPVLDGVADHMREYPEDMAFRAADAAPCDVAEVLRDSGAQVLVCYMPVGSEDAVRHYAQACLDAGVAMVNCEPVFIASHPEWAAQFRARNLPVIGDDIKSQFGATIVHRMLARLMGDRGVRLDRTYQLNTGGNTDFLNMLDQSRLRSKRISKTESVQSQLDVPLADANIHIGPSDFVPWQRDNKVCFMRLEYRGFGDVPANIELRLSVEDSPNSAGMAIDCIRCAKLALDRGVGGPLLEISAFTMKHPPQQFRDSEARLALERWIAGQ; this is encoded by the coding sequence TTGGCACAGATCAGGCTTGCCATAGCCGGAGTCGGAAACTGTGCGAGTTCGCTCCTGCAAGGGCTCGAGTACTACAAGTCCCGGGACCTCACCGAGACGGCGGGGCTGGTGCATCCGGAGCTGGGCGGGTACCGGCTGAACGATATCCAGGTCGTGGCCGCGTTTGATATCGACCGGCGGAAGGTCGGCCGCCCACTGGAGGAGGCAATCTTCGCGCCGCCCAACTGCACCAAGGTCTTTCAGCGTGAGTTGCCATCGTATGGCGTGCGGGTCCAGATGGGGCCGGTGCTGGACGGGGTGGCCGACCACATGCGCGAGTATCCGGAGGACATGGCGTTTAGGGCGGCCGACGCGGCCCCGTGTGACGTGGCCGAGGTGCTCCGCGATTCCGGGGCGCAGGTGCTGGTGTGCTACATGCCGGTCGGCTCGGAGGACGCGGTCCGGCACTACGCGCAGGCGTGCCTGGATGCGGGCGTGGCGATGGTGAACTGCGAGCCCGTGTTCATTGCCTCGCACCCGGAGTGGGCGGCCCAGTTCCGGGCGCGCAACCTGCCGGTGATCGGCGACGACATCAAGAGCCAGTTCGGGGCCACGATCGTCCATCGCATGCTGGCCCGCCTGATGGGTGACCGCGGCGTCCGGCTGGACCGCACGTATCAGCTCAACACGGGCGGCAATACCGATTTTCTGAACATGCTGGACCAGTCGCGGCTGCGCTCGAAGCGCATCTCGAAGACCGAGTCCGTCCAGTCGCAACTGGACGTGCCACTGGCCGACGCCAACATCCACATCGGGCCGTCCGACTTCGTGCCCTGGCAGCGGGACAACAAGGTCTGTTTCATGCGGCTGGAGTATCGCGGCTTCGGCGACGTGCCGGCGAATATCGAGCTGCGCCTGAGCGTCGAGGACTCGCCCAACAGCGCGGGCATGGCGATTGACTGCATCCGCTGCGCGAAGCTGGCCCTGGACCGCGGCGTCGGTGGCCCGCTGCTGGAGATTTCGGCGTTCACGATGAAGCACCCGCCGCAGCAGTTCCGCGATTCCGAGGCGCGCCTGGCGCTGGAGCGGTGGATCGCCGGGCAGTAG
- a CDS encoding aminotransferase class V-fold PLP-dependent enzyme, which produces MRRYFDNAATSYPKPPEVTAAVLDYLERVHASAGRGAYREALESRRMLDDCRTALRTLFHARPADQVIFALNGTDALHLALRGIVRPGDHVVTTCLDHNSVLRPLSALETQLGVRWTAVAVDPDTTRLDPARLASALHDDTRLVVVNHASNVTGVLQPLEDIAAVCRARRVLLLVDAAQSAGHVPIDFERLGLDLLACPGHKGLLGPLGTGVLLIRAGVADQMSTVREGGTGSESELPVQPAVLPDRFEAGSHNAPGLAGLLAAVRWIEGRGLSALREHELALSRRLAERLDGIPGLRWFGPRAVEQRVGVFSVRLAGLAPVELSATLEEHFGILTRSGLHCAPWAHRTIGTLADGGTTRLSLGPLLTPADVDAAAAALAAIAHRTGASAPAAAFG; this is translated from the coding sequence ATGCGACGGTACTTCGACAACGCGGCGACCAGCTATCCGAAGCCGCCGGAGGTGACCGCGGCGGTGCTGGACTACCTTGAGCGCGTCCACGCCAGCGCGGGGCGCGGAGCCTATCGCGAGGCGCTCGAGTCCCGCCGAATGCTGGACGACTGCCGCACGGCGCTCCGGACACTGTTTCACGCCCGACCCGCCGATCAGGTGATCTTCGCGCTCAATGGGACGGATGCGCTGCACCTCGCGCTGCGGGGCATCGTCCGGCCGGGAGATCACGTGGTCACCACCTGCCTGGACCACAATTCCGTCCTGCGGCCGCTGAGCGCGCTCGAAACACAGCTTGGGGTCCGCTGGACGGCGGTCGCGGTCGATCCGGACACGACCCGCCTCGACCCCGCGCGGTTGGCCAGCGCCCTACACGACGACACCCGGCTCGTCGTCGTCAATCACGCCAGCAACGTCACCGGCGTACTGCAGCCCCTCGAAGACATCGCGGCCGTGTGTCGGGCGCGGAGGGTGCTGCTGCTGGTGGATGCCGCCCAGTCGGCTGGGCACGTGCCGATCGATTTCGAACGCCTCGGGCTGGATCTCCTGGCCTGCCCCGGACACAAGGGCCTGCTCGGCCCGCTCGGGACGGGCGTGCTGCTGATCCGCGCGGGCGTGGCGGACCAGATGAGCACTGTCCGCGAAGGCGGGACGGGGTCGGAAAGCGAGCTGCCAGTGCAGCCCGCCGTGTTGCCCGATCGGTTCGAGGCGGGCAGCCACAACGCACCCGGTCTGGCGGGCCTGTTGGCGGCCGTGCGGTGGATTGAAGGGCGTGGCCTCAGTGCGTTGCGGGAGCATGAATTGGCGCTGAGTCGCCGGCTGGCAGAGCGGCTGGATGGCATTCCAGGGCTGCGGTGGTTTGGGCCGCGGGCGGTCGAGCAACGGGTGGGCGTATTCAGCGTGCGACTGGCGGGGCTGGCCCCGGTGGAGCTGTCGGCCACACTGGAAGAGCACTTCGGCATACTGACCCGCAGTGGGCTGCATTGTGCTCCGTGGGCGCACCGGACCATCGGTACGCTCGCGGACGGCGGTACGACCCGGCTTTCGCTGGGGCCGCTGCTGACGCCGGCGGACGTGGATGCGGCGGCGGCGGCGCTCGCTGCCATCGCGCACCGCACCGGCGCCAGCGCGCCGGCCGCGGCGTTTGGCTAA
- a CDS encoding DUF3473 domain-containing protein, whose product MTRASADSLDTRVLNAVTVDVEDWPQSVMDPTLPLTDCFRANTRKLLAAFAARSVRGTFFVLGLAADKAPDLVREIQAAGHEIQSHGWGHELVHTQTPAQFRQSVERSKKLLEDITGAAVYGYRAPAFTITRRTLWALDVLVEAGYRYDSSIFPKQMPRYGIDGAPRYPHQLHTPAGHTLYEFPVAVYEFAGRRVPVGGGGYFRLFPYWFLRRGVVQLNARRQPATIYMHPYEYAPHELSHLGYPVSWKLWLHQRPGRHRFPGRVDRMLREFRFGALADVIAATRDWPQHTHRPEP is encoded by the coding sequence ATGACCCGCGCAAGCGCAGACAGCCTCGACACACGTGTGCTCAACGCCGTCACGGTCGATGTCGAGGACTGGCCGCAATCCGTGATGGACCCGACGCTTCCACTGACCGATTGCTTCCGGGCCAACACGCGGAAGCTGCTGGCGGCGTTCGCCGCGCGGTCTGTCCGCGGCACGTTCTTCGTCCTGGGGCTGGCAGCCGACAAGGCCCCCGACCTGGTGCGCGAGATCCAGGCCGCCGGGCACGAGATCCAGAGCCACGGCTGGGGGCACGAGCTCGTTCATACCCAGACCCCGGCGCAGTTCCGGCAGTCGGTCGAACGGTCCAAGAAGTTGCTCGAAGACATCACCGGGGCCGCAGTGTATGGCTACCGCGCGCCGGCCTTCACGATCACCCGCCGGACGCTCTGGGCCCTCGACGTGCTCGTCGAGGCGGGCTACCGCTACGATTCATCCATCTTCCCCAAACAGATGCCACGCTACGGCATTGACGGCGCGCCGCGCTACCCGCACCAGCTCCACACGCCGGCGGGACACACGCTCTACGAATTCCCGGTCGCCGTCTACGAATTCGCCGGCCGTCGCGTCCCGGTCGGCGGCGGCGGCTACTTCCGCCTGTTCCCTTACTGGTTCCTGCGGCGCGGCGTCGTGCAGCTCAACGCCCGACGGCAACCGGCCACGATCTACATGCATCCGTACGAGTACGCGCCGCACGAACTGAGCCACTTGGGCTACCCGGTTTCGTGGAAACTCTGGCTGCACCAGCGGCCCGGGCGCCACCGCTTCCCGGGGCGCGTCGATCGGATGCTGCGGGAGTTTCGCTTCGGCGCTCTCGCGGATGTGATTGCCGCCACCCGCGACTGGCCGCAACACACGCACCGGCCGGAACCATAG